The genomic segment GATTGTTATTGATCCTGAATGAATGTTATTCCCGCTTGTTTGAACAATTGCAAAATAGATCTGTATGACCTACACTGTGCCAGTCACACAATTTGTGCTGCAGggctggataaaaaaaatccctcctcTTATCTTTAAGTGCAGCTGTTATTGCTAAAAATCTGGAACATAATGACACCTATCCTCCTTCTAGTAAAATACATTGAAATTCAATTGAGAAACATCCAGAATCACATATACTAATACTCAAATTTCTTCAGATGAAAGAGTAAGTAAAGTGGTTAGAGCATGcagaaagtacagtatatggaaAATCCTTTCAGTATTCAGTAGTTGGAATGGATCCACATCACATATACCGGCAGTTCGTTTATGACTAGTCAAAACATCAGTTGAAAATATCTTCAGTTCAGGTTTGAATTCCAAATATCTTCATTGTGACGATAGATGTAACTCAGATTGAAACTATCCTAAATGTAGATCTGACTTGTCATGATTTTAATTAAAGATATcttaaatttgttaaaaaatatcttttatacTTTTGGATATTTATAACCAAAATTTTAGTATAAATGAAAtagaatgaataatgaaaataattgagaTGGAATCCAGATTATAGGAAAAACCACAAAggacatatttaaattttactcTTCAGAAATCTATAAAGAGGATATGAACATCTGGAGTATACTGGAAACATAATACattgtaatatttaaatgaCTAGCTATCTatcattatatttgttttatctaCAAATGCATTGTGACCAGTCATAATTACAGTTTGACAGAATTATAGATATTTCCGGAAAtagtttttcttattaaaatttCCATAGAGATGTATGAAGGGGGtgtgtgtaatatttaatttcagtaaaatactgaaaaaaaaaaaaaggttctagAATGTTTGCTAGTGGAAAAACAGTGAGAACTGCACACAAGAAGCTTAATGTTTGCAGATTCAGGTTGGTCTGACATAGTGGTCACGGTTGTCCTACTACAGTTGCTTTTCATGCCCCTGAAAAAAGATAGGGAAATTACATATGCATCTTCAGTTTTAAAAGGAATTTGGACGAGtaataactgataataaatgcaAAAGACCTCTTCTTTAGTTTTGActattcatatactgtatttatttaaaaaccaGCTGGTTGTGAGCTCGGAGtatcatcatcaggtcaaaactgGTCAGTTCtttgaaacaataaaagtaTTCTCaactaaaataatttcagtttccTCCATGCTCTGACTAAGAGTGTCTGAAGAACATTGTCTTTtctatgtgcttttttttttttttttatcttcaagAGCACTTCCTCCAGGTTCCCTGTACCTAATTCAGGTGAAAATGACTGAACACTTGGCATCTGTATCCTCTATTTGGTGATTAATCTCAGCTGATAATGGTTGGAGCCAAATTGATTTACAGCCATTTACAGAATGTACCTTTGCAAATACAGTTTGACATGTCATGTTGAGGGCAGCTAGACCTAACCCACAGTCAACAAAACTTTTGTGACCACTATTATCTGAGTACAGGGTTGCCAACTATTTATACATCTTTTCTCagttgtttaaagaaaaaataatagtaaCTTTTAATCTACCAGTATGATGCTATTATGTATTTCAATTGGTACATTACCAAACATTATACATTAcaattattacattataatcTAAACCCAGCTGAAGATGCCTCACTGGAACTGTAGGCATCATGCTGTCATTGGTCTTGGTTAACAGCTGCATTCACTTCATTGGCTAAGGTTTAGGATCATAAGGGTCTGACAGGGAGTGGCCAACTGAAGGGGTGGGAATCTAATGGAAGTAAACAAGCTCACTGTATTATAAAAGTAGGCGCACATATCCACCTTCCTTACAGCGTCTAGTGAACTGTGCAGATCACTCGTTGTTGTGAAGCCATGGTGATGAAGTGTACTGCTGTGTGCCTTGTGGTACTGGCCTTGTTTGGCAGCTTGTGTGATGCTCAGTGGAAAGATGTTCCTCACAAGCCCTCAATACCTAAATACCAGAAGCCAGCAGCACCTGTGCGACAGGAGCCCATCAAACAGGTGCCTCAAGAGCCCCCACAGACAAAGCAGACATTTGAGAGACCACTCACTTGGACATACCCTGAAGATCCCAAGCCCGAGCTCCAACCTGAGGTGCCTTTCGAGCTGAGACATCCCGTTCCTGCTGCAACTGTCGCTGTTGATTGCAGAGAGAAGGACGCTCATGTAGAAGTCAAGAAGGACTTGTTCGGAATTGGCCAGTTAATCAACCCTGCTGACCTTACCCTGGGACAGTGTGGTGCTGTTGCAGAGGACACTGCTGCTCAAGTGCTGATTTTTGAAGCCGAACTGCATGATTGTGGCAGCTCATTAGCAGTAAGCACAATGAAAAATACACTACAGTGAATATTAATTAAAACGACGGGAGAATATGTTCGTGTGCTTCTATGTGTTTGTactaatatttatttctttgctaGATGACAGAAGATGCCCTCATCTACACCTTCACTCTGAACTATATTCCCCAACCTCTGGGTGGTGCTCCTGTGGTGAGGACAAGCAAAGCTGCTGTAATTGTGGAATGCCACTATCCAAGGTATGTAGACTAGATCAGTAAGAGGTGTggcaataaacaaacaaaacccaaacaaacaactaaaataacataaaaatttaaaaatgatatgtATTCGCCTTTGACCTAATCAAGTCCACTAACTATAGATTACCGAAATGATGGCTTACTTTAGTCTTCTGAATTCTAAGGAAACATGTTTAACCATTTAGGAAGCACAATGTAAGCAGCCTTCCTCTTGACCCACTCTGGATCCCATTCTCCGCGGTTAAGGTGGCAGAGGAGTTCTTATACTTCACCCTGAAACTCATGACTGgtgagttaaaaaaacaattaatctgCATATTTCTACTTTTATGGAACTGTAATCAAAATATATGTTCGTCAACATTACTAAAATGTCATTATTACATTGCACAGATGACTGGCAATTTGAGAGGCCAAGCTACCAGTATTTCCTGGGAGACATCATTAATATTGAGGCTTCCGTCAAGCAGTACTTCCACGTGCCCCTCCGAGTTTTTGTGGACAGCTGTGTAGCGACTCTTTCACCTGACGTGTCCTCCAACCCCAGATATGCCTTCATTGAGAACCATGGGTGGGGTAGTTTAATGACTTAATTGAAGTTGTTCTGTAGAGTGAGAATCGATTATCACATACACCAAACATGTCCATCTCTAATgtgattttgcatgtttttcttttatgcaGGTGTTTAATTGATGCTAGGGTCACAGGCTCTGCCTCGAGGTTCGTGGCTCGCACTGCAGAGAACAAGCTTCACTTCCATTTGGAGAGCTTCAGGTTCCAGGGTGCTGACAGTGGACTGGTGAGTATCTCCAAGACTGAGAtaattattcaatattttatcttttccatcaaataaaaaaaaaaaatgcatctaacAATAACCCAAAACTCGGTGTTACTGGAACAGCTCTACATTACCTGCCACTTGAAAGCAACATACACTGCCAATGCCATCGATAGTGAACATAGAGCTTGTTCCTACATCAATGGGTGAGTCTGCGAGTTTGCACATATGTTAATGAAAAAGTGTGATTGGGGAATTGATATGGGATTTACTTCTTACATCTCCTTTTCTTCCTAGGTGGAAGGAGGCCAGCAGTGCTCACGAAGCTTGTGGTTCCTGCGAGTCAATTGGATTTGGCTCATCTGGCACTTCGCCTGGTATAGTTGGGGCTTCTGGTTCAACTGGTTCCTTTGGCACTGGTGGTGGACCACCCTCTTTGTCTAATCCTGGAAGGAAGATCCGTGATGTGACCCCGACTGAAAGtatgttatttaaaaatctaattgtCTAAAGTATTTGATATCACATAAGGAAAATTGGACAGTCATCATCATACAACTTTTTATCAGAGTCGATATTATGTTACCACTACCATAATGATAAGTTAACTTCTTACTGTATGCTTGCCTGTGTTGTATGACAGCCACGGTGATACTGTAACAcgtcttctgtttttctttctcagtttttgaATGGGAAGGTGATGTCACCCTGGGTCCCATCCCCATTGAGGAGAAGGTGATTGCTTAACTCAATCCCCTGCCATGGCAATGACcatcaaaataaacattctCATTGGTTCATATCTGTCTGTATGTTAATCTCTTGCTTCTTGTTAATAGTTCAGTTTAAACAAGGAAAGAAACCATATTTACTCCATTAAATGTAATCACAATTTGCCACatcaaaaacataataaaagtctgagaaaacagAAGCCCCTAAGATAAGAGTGTGATATGTTTTACATTGCCCTCGGTGTAACGATAAATTTTACATATGGACCACATCTGCCTAGTTCATAGACTGTAAATCCTTCCATTTAATGGAAGTAAAGGCTTGTGTCACTCACTGAGAGGGAACATCAcagaaaaaattactttttcctttttttaatcttaggCTGTACACTGATTGTGAAGTA from the Xiphias gladius isolate SHS-SW01 ecotype Sanya breed wild chromosome 8, ASM1685928v1, whole genome shotgun sequence genome contains:
- the LOC120793816 gene encoding zona pellucida sperm-binding protein 3-like is translated as MVMKCTAVCLVVLALFGSLCDAQWKDVPHKPSIPKYQKPAAPVRQEPIKQVPQEPPQTKQTFERPLTWTYPEDPKPELQPEVPFELRHPVPAATVAVDCREKDAHVEVKKDLFGIGQLINPADLTLGQCGAVAEDTAAQVLIFEAELHDCGSSLAMTEDALIYTFTLNYIPQPLGGAPVVRTSKAAVIVECHYPRKHNVSSLPLDPLWIPFSAVKVAEEFLYFTLKLMTDDWQFERPSYQYFLGDIINIEASVKQYFHVPLRVFVDSCVATLSPDVSSNPRYAFIENHGCLIDARVTGSASRFVARTAENKLHFHLESFRFQGADSGLLYITCHLKATYTANAIDSEHRACSYINGWKEASSAHEACGSCESIGFGSSGTSPGIVGASGSTGSFGTGGGPPSLSNPGRKIRDVTPTEIFEWEGDVTLGPIPIEEKVIA